In Nicotiana tabacum cultivar K326 chromosome 11, ASM71507v2, whole genome shotgun sequence, a single window of DNA contains:
- the LOC107780427 gene encoding protein FLOWERING LOCUS D codes for MDQQNSHHTSPYITNNNPLQFPIHYPNSNSNPNSAPNFNSIPNPNPNSDSITNHSLPFSTPRKKRTKSSNFLNKNLNSDVGSSSSARTQVVSDEIISINKDSTSEALIALSAGFPADVLTDDEIEAGVVSVVGGIEQLNYILIRNHIITKWRENVSHWVTKDMFFDVIPKHFYGLLDSAYNYLVSRGYVNFGVAPAIKERILAEPSKGRVIIVGAGLAGLTAARQLMSLGFKVIVLEGRKRAGGRVYTKKMEGGNKVAAADLGGSVLTGTLGNPLGILARQLSYTLHKVRGECPLYRADGKPVDKDMDQKVEAAYNRLLDKASKFRQEVSQDVSLGAALETFREVLGDAVNDEEMSLFNWHLANLEYANAGLLSNLSLAFWDQDDIYDMGGDHCFLPGGNGRLIQALAENVPIIFGKTVHSIRYGSEGVQVVAGGQVFEGDMALCTVPLGVLKSGSIKFIPELPQRKLDAIKRLGFGLLNKVAMLFPCVFWDTNVDMFGHVVDDSSSRGEFFLFFSYATVAGGPLLLALVAGEAAHKFEIMPPTDAVTKVLHILRGIYEPQGIEVPEPIQTVCTRWGSDPFSFGSYSNVAVGASGDDYDILAETVGEGRLFFAGEATTRRYPATMHGAFLTGLREAANMAHHASVRTSHLKVEKKPSKNAYSYASLLEDLFREPDLEFGSFSVIFAGKHSDVKSAAILRVTFNGSQKTNHDVTRTEQHHSNKSLFQQLQSHFNNQQELHVYTLLSKKQALELREVRGGDEVRLNFLSEKLGVKLVGRKGLGSSADSIIASIKAERGKRKPGSSYLTLKSGVAKSRATTLKQKIIRKAKIVGRSSGTTLSAGDIRTNVVGSSFSSMPLENKNLASLPACDKGSALPPSSHILVNDNIGSKPPGSGHGSVLPNSSIGDKSGVGVTGSTPPNPSVGGIILANGSSSIHASNTYQDTTATCPSANSGCW; via the exons ATGGATCAGCAAAATTCTCATCATACTTCCCCTTATATTACTAATAACAATCCCCTCCAATTCCCAATTCATTATCCTAACTCAAACTCTAACCCCAATTCTGCTCCCAATTTCAATTCTATTCCAAACCCTAATCCCAATTCCGATTCAATCACAAATCATTCTCTTCCCTTCTCTACCCCCAGGAAGAAAAGAACAAAGAGTTCCAATTTTTTGAATAAAAACCTTAATTCTGATGTTGGTAGTAGCTCAAGTGCAAGAACACAAGTTGTTTCTGATGAGATTATTAGCATAAACAAAGATTCAACTTCTGAGGCCTTAATTGCATTATCTGCTGGTTTTCCAGCTGACGTGTTAACTGATGATGAAATTGAAGCTGGGGTTGTTTCTGTAGTTGGTGGGATAGAACAGCTTAATTACATTTTAATCAGAAATCATATTATTACAAAATGGCGTGAAAATGTGTCGCATTGGGTGACAAAAGATATGTTTTTTGATGTTATACCTAAACATTTTTATGGGTTATTGGATTCTGCTTATAACTATTTGGTATCACGTGGGTATGTTAATTTTGGGGTTGCGCCGGCCATTAAGGAGAGGATTTTAGCTGAGCCAAGTAAGGGTAGAGTGATTATTGTCGGGGCAGGACTTGCTGGGTTGACAGCTGCGAGGCAGCTGATGTCTTTGGGCTTTAAGGTTATTGTTTTGGAGGGAAGAAAGCGTGCAGGCGGAAGGGTGTATACGAAAAAGATGGAAGGAGGGAATAAGGTGGCAGCTGCTGATTTAGGAGGGAGTGTTTTGACAGGTACTCTAGGGAATCCGCTTGGTATCTTGGCGCGACAGTTATCGTATACGCTTCATAAGGTGAGAGGTGAATGTCCGCTCTATCGTGCTGATGGAAAGCCAGTAGACAAGGATATGGATCAAAAGGTTGAGGCTGCTTATAACAGGCTTTTGGATAAGGCAAGCAAGTTCAGGCAAGAGGTTTCTCAGGATGTTTCTCTTGGAGCGGCATTGGAGACTTTCCGAGAGGTTTTGGGTGATGCGGTGAATGATGAGGAGATGAGCTTGTTTAACTGGCATCTGGCAAATCTGGAATATGCAAATGCAGGTTTGCTTTCTAATCTTTCCTTGGCATTTTGGGACCAAGATGACATCTATGATATGGGAGGGGATCACTGCTTTTTGCCCGGTGGAAATGGAAGATTAATTCAGGCACTGGCTGAAAATGTGCCtattatttttggaaaaactGTGCATTCCATTCGTTATGGTAGTGAAGGTGTGCAAGTTGTTGCTGGGGGGCAAGTATTTGAGGGAGATATGGCATTGTGCACTGTTCCTCTTGGAGTTTTGAAGAGTGGTTCTATCAAGTTCATCCCAGAGTTGCCTCAACGGAAGTTGGATGCAATAAAAAGATTGGGGTTTGGATTGTTAAATAAGGTTGCAATGCTTTTCCCATGTGTGTTTTGGGACACCAATGTTGATATGTTTGGTCATGTTGTTGATGATTCTAGTAGTCGGGGAGAATTCTTTCTGTTTTTTAGCTACGCAACAGTTGCTGGTGGCCCCTTATTGTTAGCTTTAGTCGCTGGAGAAGCTGCACACAAGTTTGAGATCATGCCCCCTACTGATGCAGTGACGAAAGTTCTTCATATTTTAAGAG GTATATATGAACCACAAGGAATTGAAGTCCCAGAGCCCATCCAAACTGTCTGTACAAGATGGGGTAGTGATCCGTTCAGCTTCGGTTCCTACTCAAATGTTGCAGTGGGGGCATCAGGAGATGACTATGACATTTTAGCAGAAACTGTGGGGGAAGGAAGGCTTTTCTTTGCTGGTGAGGCCACTACTAGGCGCTATCCAGCCACTATGCATGGAGCATTTCTTACTGGGCTTAGAGAAGCTGCAAACATGGCCCACCACGCTAGTGTTAGAACATCACATTTGAAGGTTGAGAAAAAACCATCAAAGAATGCTTATTCTTATGCTTCTCTTCTTGAGGATTTATTTAGGGAACCAGACTTGGAATTTGGCAGCTTTTCTGTAATTTTTGCTGGAAAGCATTCTGATGTTAAGTCAGCAGCAATTTTGAGGGTGACTTTTAATGGATCACAAAAGACAAATCATGATGTGACGAGGACTGAGCAACATCATTCTAATAAGTCACTTTTTCAGCAGCTTCAGTCCCATTTTAATAACCAGCAAGAGCTTCATGTTTATACCCTGTTATCCAAGAAGCAAGCCCTAGAACTCAGAGAGGTCAGAGGGGGTGATGAGGTGAGGCTGAATTTCCTCTCTGAGAAGCTTGGGGTAAAACTGGTTGGTAGAAAAGGTTTGGGGTCATCCGCCGATTCGATAATTGCTTCAATTAAGGCTGAGAGGGGCAAGCGCAAACCTGGATCCAGTTATCTTACCCTTAAATCTG GTGTTGCAAAGTCAAGAGCAACCACTCTCAAGCAAAAAATAATCAG AAAGGCTAAAATAGTTGGCAGAAGCAGTGGAACCACTTTATCTGCTGGGGATATCAGAACTAATGTAGTCGGCAGCAGCTTTAGCTCTATGCCTCTGGAAAATAAGAACTTGGCGTCTCTACCAGCTTGCGATAAGGGATCTGCACTTCCTCCAAGTTCGCATATTCTCGTAAATGACAACATTGGGTCTAAACCACCGGGTAGTGGTCATGGATCTGTGCTTCCAAATTCAAGCATTGGTGATAAGTCTGGGGTTGGTGTCACTGGTTCTACCCCTCCGAATCCTAGTGTTGGAGGAATAATATTGGCTAATGGTAGTAGTTCTATCCATGCATCAAATACTTATCAAGATACCACAGCTACATGTCCCAGCGCAAATTCTGGTTGTTGGTAA